One genomic segment of candidate division KSB1 bacterium includes these proteins:
- a CDS encoding bifunctional metallophosphatase/5'-nucleotidase, translated as MRNMTIGLLLLITLLGCGTSKVYPPAAPHTDAITILHVNDMHGAFLPVTIKDRDGNRERKLGGVLALNHYIKTIRNENHPTLLLNAGDFMTGSPICDIEYEGAFGGALVKFFNDIGFDGLTPGNHEFDISVDNAQKLFDLCNFPVFSANLYHADGRLFTKEPYQIYSKGNLAVGVIGTIVDDLPNYLNRPQRDQLVARPSAPIVDSLAKILDPLTDLIVVLSHNGLQADSLLAVTVGPEVDVIIGGHSHHLLQKPAIVNRKIIVQAGSRWRDLGRLDLVVAADTVFSYNYQVIPLWNEGIESEPSLEAEVKKFQQMIDEQYGKVIGELETDWRRSSISESNIGNFVTDCMRQFSQADFALINSGGIRQDLSAGPIKKLDIKNILPFNNSIVKFHVTGRQVLEILRTNAQAAAEGSSGILQVSGLSYEWKLNSDGTVTIFNAKIGDQSIELDKIYLGATVDFVISNADKYLGFIPSQVTDLMIPLTDVVMKAVEQQKTIDSKIERRILRKD; from the coding sequence ATGCGAAATATGACCATCGGATTGCTCTTGTTAATCACGCTTCTGGGGTGTGGAACCAGCAAGGTTTATCCTCCAGCAGCTCCTCACACGGATGCAATTACCATTCTCCATGTGAATGACATGCATGGCGCCTTTTTACCAGTGACCATAAAAGACCGAGATGGAAATCGAGAGCGCAAATTAGGTGGCGTGCTGGCGCTGAACCACTATATTAAAACAATCCGCAACGAAAATCATCCTACGCTTTTGCTCAATGCTGGCGATTTCATGACCGGATCGCCGATCTGTGATATTGAATATGAAGGCGCTTTTGGCGGTGCGTTAGTGAAATTTTTCAATGATATCGGATTTGATGGTCTGACGCCTGGAAACCATGAGTTCGATATTTCAGTAGACAATGCTCAGAAGCTATTTGATCTCTGCAATTTTCCGGTCTTTTCGGCCAATCTGTATCATGCCGATGGTCGACTGTTCACGAAAGAACCTTATCAGATTTATAGCAAGGGCAACCTGGCAGTTGGGGTTATTGGCACGATCGTCGATGATCTGCCCAATTATCTCAATCGACCGCAACGTGATCAATTGGTCGCCCGTCCCTCCGCCCCGATCGTCGATTCGCTTGCAAAAATTTTAGATCCGCTGACCGATTTGATTGTGGTGTTGAGCCATAATGGTTTGCAAGCGGATTCACTCCTGGCAGTGACGGTCGGCCCAGAAGTAGATGTGATCATCGGTGGGCATAGCCATCATTTGCTTCAGAAGCCTGCAATTGTCAACCGAAAAATCATTGTGCAAGCTGGAAGCCGCTGGCGGGATCTCGGCCGATTGGACCTCGTCGTGGCGGCCGATACGGTGTTCAGCTACAATTATCAAGTGATACCCTTGTGGAACGAGGGGATTGAGTCTGAGCCATCGCTGGAAGCAGAGGTCAAAAAATTTCAGCAAATGATCGATGAGCAGTATGGCAAGGTCATTGGGGAACTGGAAACTGACTGGCGCCGATCCAGCATTTCGGAGAGCAATATCGGCAATTTTGTGACCGATTGTATGCGCCAGTTCAGTCAGGCCGACTTTGCGCTGATCAACAGTGGAGGCATTCGCCAGGATCTGTCTGCTGGTCCGATTAAAAAGCTGGATATTAAAAATATTTTGCCGTTCAACAATTCGATCGTCAAGTTTCATGTGACCGGTAGACAGGTCTTAGAGATTTTGCGGACCAATGCCCAGGCTGCGGCCGAAGGGTCCAGCGGCATCCTTCAGGTATCGGGCCTATCATACGAGTGGAAATTGAATTCAGATGGCACAGTAACGATTTTCAATGCCAAAATTGGCGACCAGTCCATCGAGCTTGATAAAATTTATCTGGGGGCCACAGTCGATTTTGTCATCTCTAATGCGGATAAATATCTTGGATTTATTCCCAGCCAAGTGACCGATTTGATGATCCCATTGACCGACGTGGTGATGAAAGCAGTGGAGCAACAGAAGACGATCGATTCCAAGATCGAAAGAAGAATTTTG
- a CDS encoding Dabb family protein, whose translation MVKHIVMWKLHDFAEGRSKAENTHLMKQWLEQLKDKIADVQYLEVGINFKASEDAYDVVLYTEFKDRQALENYQAHPEHIQFKNKIQNLRRDKIVVDYEI comes from the coding sequence ATGGTGAAGCATATTGTGATGTGGAAGCTGCATGACTTTGCGGAGGGGCGTTCTAAAGCGGAAAACACCCATTTGATGAAACAATGGCTCGAGCAATTGAAAGACAAAATTGCTGATGTCCAATACTTGGAGGTCGGGATCAATTTCAAAGCTTCTGAAGACGCTTATGATGTAGTGCTCTATACCGAGTTTAAAGATCGCCAGGCGCTCGAAAATTATCAAGCCCATCCAGAACATATTCAATTCAAAAATAAAATTCAAAACCTTCGTCGTGATAAAATAGTTGTCGATTATGAAATTTGA